The Gloeocapsopsis sp. IPPAS B-1203 genome contains a region encoding:
- a CDS encoding DUF4335 domain-containing protein, with amino-acid sequence MTTIRRKYSLPNCTLFVEGLGAPSEQSPSVRPVISMLVNAECHIAGAKPLTGGRDFFEGLVNTVSGYAQEFLSKVPHPEAHSNSGLVQLQQIDRSHHRLVVHSNESNPSSDPTQAPVAIELTTVQLFDLVEAVDQFFADSQTIPTMSLQLAPVSKRYAGHTPQLTKQAVPAAIGVSSLALAAIAFFFVPIPEVRRPEEPQPQSSSSSNHLVSAIADTEQIASAQQKLYNRINHLWNRSVQQDLVYRVSATANGTIVGYRSIDAVANDAIEQTPLPDLLIYPVTTADAVQEAIAQFRVVFGRNGILQVTPWQG; translated from the coding sequence ATGACGACAATTCGACGTAAGTACAGTTTGCCAAATTGCACTCTATTCGTAGAAGGTTTGGGCGCTCCAAGTGAGCAATCTCCTAGTGTCAGACCTGTCATATCTATGCTTGTGAATGCAGAGTGTCATATAGCAGGTGCTAAACCTTTGACGGGAGGAAGAGATTTCTTTGAGGGATTGGTTAATACTGTCAGCGGTTACGCTCAAGAATTTTTAAGTAAAGTTCCACATCCTGAAGCGCATAGCAACTCAGGTTTAGTGCAATTGCAACAGATTGATCGCAGCCATCATCGGTTAGTCGTCCACTCTAACGAATCAAATCCTAGCTCAGATCCAACTCAAGCCCCTGTCGCAATTGAGTTAACGACAGTGCAACTGTTTGATTTAGTAGAAGCCGTCGATCAATTCTTTGCAGATAGCCAGACTATCCCCACAATGTCATTGCAGCTTGCTCCTGTATCTAAGCGCTACGCTGGACATACGCCACAATTAACTAAACAAGCAGTACCAGCAGCTATCGGAGTTTCGAGTTTGGCGCTGGCTGCGATCGCTTTCTTTTTCGTCCCCATTCCCGAAGTTCGACGTCCCGAAGAACCTCAACCACAATCAAGTTCGAGTAGCAATCATTTAGTGAGTGCGATCGCTGATACTGAACAAATCGCATCTGCACAACAAAAGCTCTACAACCGTATCAATCACCTTTGGAATCGCTCTGTACAGCAAGATTTGGTCTATCGCGTGAGTGCCACAGCTAACGGAACAATTGTAGGATACAGATCTATTGATGCAGTCGCTAATGATGCAATTGAGCAAACTCCACTACCTGATTTACTTATTTATCCTGTGACAACTGCAGATGCAGTTCAAGAAGCGATCGCGCAGTTTCGGGTAGTGTTTGGTCGCAATGGAATATTGCAGGTTACTCCCTGGCAAGGCTAG
- a CDS encoding transglycosylase domain-containing protein translates to MNLPQPPRKPQTVLGQVTQAVKTIQAKVDFSKLALKPNARVPELWLQDAGADKAEVYPLLGDRYLLGRSSRSCDIVVRNPVVSQIHLSITRNPKKRSPFIIKDENSTNGIYRGKRRVSSLSLRHGDIFTLGPPELAAAVRLQYVDPPPWYVRAANWCVYGIGGVTLLLALGIGIEWTKFSVTPLPGATQAPVVVYARDGETPLRPPRTTSHVDLQRLSDFSPYLPDAVIASEDSRYNWHFGVDPIGILRALVVNIRGREFQQGASTVTQQVARSLFRDYVGPEDSLGRKLREAIVALKLETFYSKDFLLRTYLNRIYLGGDTLGFEDAARYYFDKAAQDLTLTEAATLVGILPAPNSFNFCGDAQSHQAIIDYRNRVLNRMLAQRRISTEEANRARRSPVDVSRRVCEEQANTIAPYFYSYVFQELRQILGEQLAREGNFIIETQLDLKQQTQAEVALRNAISNSGGTYRFSQGAIVTLDADTGAVVALVGGTDYKTSQFNRATQAQRQPGSTFKLFAYTAAVEQGISPYKTYSCAPLSWRGQRYRGCERSSGSVDMYTGLALSENAVALRVAQDVGLDRVVRMARRLGVESPLNPVPGLVLGQSETTVLEMTGAFAAIANNGVWNRPHLISRILDSSDCSDRENLKTCRVIYSFEQSNDANVPAIQPNVADVVASMLRSVVQRGTGRSAAIGVSTAGKTGTTDDNKDLWFIGFVPSQQLVTGVWLGNDNSSPTTGSSALAAQLWGNYMRQQ, encoded by the coding sequence ATGAATCTACCTCAGCCACCTCGTAAACCGCAAACCGTTTTAGGACAGGTAACTCAAGCAGTAAAAACAATTCAAGCCAAAGTAGATTTTTCTAAACTCGCGCTCAAACCGAACGCAAGAGTGCCTGAACTTTGGTTGCAAGATGCAGGAGCGGATAAAGCCGAGGTCTATCCCTTGTTAGGCGATCGCTATCTTCTCGGTCGAAGTTCGCGCTCTTGCGATATTGTCGTCCGCAATCCAGTTGTCAGTCAAATTCACTTATCAATTACCCGTAATCCTAAAAAGCGATCGCCATTTATCATCAAAGACGAAAACTCTACTAACGGTATTTATCGAGGTAAAAGACGAGTCTCCTCTTTATCGCTGCGTCACGGAGACATTTTTACACTCGGTCCACCAGAACTTGCTGCTGCTGTGAGATTACAGTATGTCGATCCACCACCTTGGTACGTCCGTGCTGCCAATTGGTGTGTGTATGGCATCGGTGGAGTTACGCTACTACTAGCACTAGGGATTGGAATTGAATGGACAAAGTTCTCTGTTACGCCTTTACCAGGTGCGACACAAGCACCAGTTGTCGTTTACGCCCGCGATGGAGAAACACCTCTACGTCCGCCGCGAACAACTTCCCACGTTGATTTACAGAGGTTATCAGACTTTTCTCCTTACTTACCAGATGCCGTCATTGCTTCTGAAGACAGTCGCTACAACTGGCATTTTGGTGTCGATCCGATTGGTATCCTCAGAGCGCTCGTCGTTAATATTCGCGGTCGTGAGTTTCAACAAGGCGCAAGTACTGTTACGCAACAAGTTGCTCGGAGTTTATTTCGCGATTATGTAGGACCAGAAGATTCTTTAGGGCGGAAACTCAGAGAAGCAATTGTTGCGCTGAAATTAGAAACATTTTACAGTAAAGACTTTTTACTGCGTACTTACTTAAATCGAATCTACTTAGGCGGAGATACCCTAGGTTTTGAAGATGCTGCGCGATATTACTTTGATAAGGCTGCGCAAGATTTGACACTGACAGAAGCCGCAACTTTGGTAGGAATTTTACCAGCTCCTAATAGTTTTAACTTTTGTGGCGATGCTCAAAGTCATCAAGCTATTATCGATTACCGCAATCGCGTCCTCAATCGCATGCTCGCACAGAGGCGAATCAGTACTGAAGAAGCAAATCGCGCACGGCGATCGCCTGTAGATGTGAGTCGTAGAGTGTGTGAAGAACAAGCCAATACAATTGCACCCTATTTTTACAGCTATGTGTTTCAAGAACTCCGGCAAATTTTAGGAGAGCAACTTGCCCGCGAAGGTAATTTTATTATCGAAACGCAATTAGATCTAAAACAGCAAACCCAAGCAGAAGTTGCACTGCGCAATGCAATTAGTAATAGTGGGGGAACATATCGCTTTTCACAAGGTGCTATTGTTACGCTTGATGCAGATACGGGTGCTGTTGTCGCCCTCGTAGGTGGTACTGACTACAAAACGAGTCAATTCAACCGTGCAACTCAAGCACAGCGACAACCAGGTTCAACATTTAAGCTGTTTGCTTATACTGCTGCTGTAGAGCAGGGAATTTCTCCCTATAAAACTTATTCTTGTGCGCCACTTTCGTGGAGAGGACAGAGATATCGTGGCTGCGAGCGTTCGAGTGGCAGTGTTGATATGTACACTGGTTTAGCTTTATCAGAAAATGCAGTTGCTTTGCGTGTGGCTCAAGATGTGGGATTAGATCGGGTAGTGCGGATGGCAAGGAGGTTAGGAGTCGAATCTCCACTAAATCCTGTACCTGGATTGGTGTTAGGGCAAAGCGAAACAACTGTTCTTGAAATGACAGGTGCATTTGCGGCAATTGCTAATAATGGCGTATGGAATCGCCCGCACTTGATTAGTCGAATTCTGGATAGTAGTGATTGTAGCGATCGCGAAAACTTAAAAACTTGCCGAGTTATTTATTCTTTCGAGCAGAGCAATGATGCTAATGTCCCAGCAATCCAGCCTAATGTCGCAGATGTTGTGGCTTCTATGCTCCGAAGTGTAGTACAGCGGGGTACAGGAAGAAGTGCGGCAATTGGAGTCTCTACTGCGGGTAAAACAGGGACAACTGACGACAACAAAGATTTATGGTTTATTGGCTTTGTTCCTAGCCAACAACTTGTTACTGGGGTTTGGCTAGGTAATGATAACAGTTCACCAACTACAGGTAGTAGTGCGCTAGCGGCTCAGTTATGGGGTAACTATATGCGTCAACAGTAA
- the lspA gene encoding signal peptidase II, which yields MRVKNRLFWIVAVISLVVDQLTKFWVVQNFYLSETQPIINGVFHLTYVTNTGAAFSLLSGRVEWLRWLSLAVSLGLMALAWFGGVMRTLEQLGYGLILGGALGNGIDRFVAGSVVDFLDFRLIQFPIFNFADVSINIGIICLLIATFAQSQDTTRTR from the coding sequence ATGCGTGTAAAAAATCGTCTTTTCTGGATTGTTGCTGTCATTAGTCTAGTTGTAGATCAATTAACTAAGTTTTGGGTAGTACAAAATTTTTATTTATCAGAGACACAGCCTATAATCAATGGAGTATTTCATCTTACTTATGTCACGAATACTGGCGCAGCTTTTAGTTTGTTAAGTGGTAGAGTTGAGTGGCTACGCTGGCTGTCTTTAGCTGTCAGTTTAGGATTAATGGCATTAGCTTGGTTTGGAGGAGTCATGCGGACTCTTGAACAGCTAGGCTATGGATTAATCTTAGGAGGTGCGCTAGGCAATGGTATTGATCGTTTTGTTGCTGGAAGTGTTGTTGACTTCTTAGATTTCCGCCTGATTCAGTTTCCAATTTTTAACTTTGCCGACGTCTCTATTAATATTGGTATTATTTGTTTACTCATTGCCACATTTGCCCAATCACAAGACACTACTCGTACTCGATAA
- a CDS encoding biotin transporter BioY, with translation MNQANDYIFMYDCCLNTQDQDSTILTNVKKIVAVPHRILWSLVGLLLTVGGTFIEAHFTSAPWSWNQHGVQTTSLGVTYQIGAVLLVGCLGGKTAGALSQIAYVVLGLTWLPVFYQGGGISYLNQPYFGYLLGFIPGAWVCGSLAFQTSTKLESLTFSCLCGLLAIHLSGLGYLLLNYVIGTGLIQTPLLEAVLRYSVYPLPGHLVISCTVAVLSYCLRYVMLY, from the coding sequence ATGAATCAAGCCAATGATTACATTTTTATGTATGATTGCTGCTTGAACACGCAAGATCAAGACTCTACTATCCTGACGAACGTGAAGAAAATAGTGGCTGTTCCCCATCGCATCTTATGGTCTTTAGTTGGGTTACTCCTAACCGTTGGTGGTACTTTTATTGAAGCACATTTTACGAGTGCACCTTGGAGTTGGAACCAACATGGCGTTCAAACAACTTCTCTAGGAGTAACATACCAAATTGGAGCAGTATTGCTTGTAGGTTGTTTGGGAGGAAAAACGGCTGGAGCGCTCTCTCAAATTGCTTACGTGGTACTTGGCTTAACTTGGCTACCAGTATTTTATCAAGGTGGCGGAATAAGTTACCTTAACCAACCTTATTTTGGCTACCTACTCGGCTTTATTCCAGGAGCTTGGGTATGTGGTTCTCTTGCTTTTCAAACCTCAACTAAACTAGAATCACTTACTTTTAGTTGTTTGTGTGGTTTACTGGCTATTCATTTGTCTGGTTTAGGCTATCTTCTTCTGAACTACGTCATTGGCACAGGATTAATCCAAACACCCCTTTTAGAAGCTGTATTAAGGTACTCTGTGTACCCGCTTCCAGGACATCTTGTCATTAGTTGTACAGTAGCAGTTTTATCTTACTGCCTGCGATACGTTATGCTGTACTAG
- a CDS encoding DUF3038 domain-containing protein has product MNASVSVVPIDTAAIQSNPLILDYLPEPPIEEKGCPRRTCLQIDLILLAIEALEIGGSEAILDVARELELQEIIKNRVNLWRMRSTNSLRRAHTRRPLRIVEAKALVVIACHLARRLTVLLRQLLLAYQQMSDKQIPLEQNLRLSHYLERFRAHFRSRMNPRRSGVLAYNSDEKLNELALNLLAQLLFCTGTAGTQRLWMSLFDGEVE; this is encoded by the coding sequence ATGAATGCTTCTGTGAGTGTAGTACCAATAGACACTGCTGCTATCCAGTCAAATCCGTTGATTTTGGATTATTTACCTGAGCCACCTATTGAAGAAAAAGGGTGCCCGCGTCGCACCTGTTTGCAAATTGACTTGATTTTACTAGCAATTGAAGCTTTAGAAATAGGTGGTTCTGAAGCTATTCTGGATGTAGCACGAGAACTAGAACTTCAAGAAATCATCAAAAATCGGGTGAATTTGTGGCGAATGCGCAGTACAAATTCATTACGAAGAGCACATACACGCCGTCCCTTAAGAATTGTTGAGGCAAAAGCTCTTGTTGTCATTGCCTGTCACCTGGCAAGACGCTTGACAGTTCTACTACGGCAATTATTGCTGGCTTATCAACAAATGAGCGATAAGCAAATTCCCCTTGAACAAAACCTGCGCCTATCGCACTATTTAGAACGCTTTCGGGCACATTTTCGTAGTCGCATGAACCCTCGACGCTCAGGAGTCTTAGCTTACAACTCAGATGAAAAATTAAATGAACTCGCGCTAAATTTGTTAGCTCAATTACTCTTTTGTACTGGTACTGCTGGAACTCAAAGACTTTGGATGAGTTTGTTTGATGGGGAAGTAGAATGA